A single genomic interval of Bradyrhizobium sp. sBnM-33 harbors:
- a CDS encoding DUF2156 domain-containing protein — protein sequence MESIFDAMQPVSMAHKTTFDRYFAEYPPECSEMTFTNILSWAGIKNHRFGVYRDHLLVSYQRKSDCEPQFFPPIGENPKEIMLEPLPGLRRYQWVRIPKILSDDLSGSMPIVFDRDNSDYYYNVEDLISLKGKKFEVKRNKVRRFASLNPTVRTLEARDVTACIALQEKWVSEQDTDRSSAAEETAAVKVAFQNFDSLPMRGVAVEIDQALVAFAIGERLNFETFVEHYEKAALEFKGAYQYVLHAFAGALAAEAKFINRAQDLGIPGLREAKLGWQPAGLVEKYSARMSL from the coding sequence ATGGAAAGCATTTTTGACGCGATGCAACCAGTATCGATGGCCCACAAGACCACCTTCGATCGTTACTTTGCGGAGTATCCGCCCGAATGCTCGGAAATGACCTTTACAAACATTCTGTCTTGGGCCGGCATAAAGAACCACAGGTTCGGTGTATATCGCGATCATCTCCTCGTGTCCTATCAACGAAAATCCGACTGTGAACCGCAGTTCTTTCCTCCGATAGGAGAGAATCCGAAGGAGATCATGCTGGAGCCGCTTCCCGGGCTCCGAAGGTACCAGTGGGTGAGGATACCAAAGATCCTTTCCGATGACCTTTCGGGAAGCATGCCCATCGTATTCGATCGTGATAATAGTGACTACTACTACAACGTTGAGGACCTCATATCTTTAAAGGGCAAGAAGTTCGAAGTGAAGAGAAACAAAGTCAGGAGATTTGCCAGTCTCAATCCGACGGTGCGGACGTTAGAGGCACGCGACGTGACTGCTTGTATCGCGCTTCAAGAGAAATGGGTGAGCGAGCAAGACACTGATCGAAGTTCGGCAGCGGAGGAGACCGCCGCCGTCAAAGTCGCTTTTCAGAACTTTGATTCGCTGCCCATGAGGGGGGTGGCGGTGGAGATAGATCAGGCGCTCGTGGCTTTTGCTATCGGCGAACGGCTCAACTTTGAAACGTTTGTTGAGCACTATGAGAAGGCCGCACTAGAGTTCAAGGGCGCCTACCAGTACGTTCTTCATGCATTCGCGGGCGCGCTTGCAGCCGAAGCAAAGTTTATTAATAGAGCGCAGGATCTCGGTATTCCGGGCTTACGCGAAGCGAAGCTCGGCTGGCAGCCGGCCGGACTCGTGGAAAAGTACAGCGCACGGATGTCTTTGTGA
- a CDS encoding PQQ-dependent dehydrogenase, methanol/ethanol family, with product MSADVSNPTPLYPQSETGQASVVLARERSLFRAIVAAAGGTEIASIINKVCQAHARRLSIDAPISFEREKVSHCQDVRDQRACITDVTGLFSELFWRNWRLMVDLSSLKRSALSCLGALFAPQVTPRLNSSTPTPIVASCARDSWRNIVKKHLSQFLVTACDAITQTAPSLGLDYATKIALVALLGLSICVGDALAQNATSTTLDRIKEVMSKVDSSFIKANEATSKDWPSIGLDYAETRFSKLNQINPDNVKDLGLIWSYDLESSRGVEATPVVVDGVMYQSAPWSVVHAIDARTGNRLWSFDPGVDRSKADKGCCDVVNRGVAVYRGKVFVAAYDGRLIALNGATGAKIWEKDTLIDHEHSYTITGAPRAFNGKVVIGQGGAEYGARGYVTAYDTETGNQLWRWFTVPGDPSKPFEDASMEAAAKTWDPSSKYWINGGGGTPWDTITFDPDLNMVYIGTGNGSPWNRKIRSPSGGDNLYLASLVALNADTGKYIWHYQETPGDHWDYTSTQPMILADITIDGAPRKVILHAPKNGFFFVIDRTNGKFISAKNFVDVNWATGYDANGRPIEVPAARGDEPYDSVPGAYGAHNWHPMSFNPQTGLVYLPAQNVPLNLTPERSFAQNAATPGKFGGMTGWNLGFVLDGTRPKAPAFGRLLAWDPVHQREIWRVEHVSPWNGGTLSTAGNLVFQGTADGRFVAYDAVKGTKLWETPTGTGVVAAAATYMIDNVQYVSIAVGWGGTFGLGTRATEFQNSGRVYTFALNGTAKMPGFVKYQSVGLLQGVKYNPKDVEEGSALYVAACAACHGVPGVGRGGNIRNLGYVPAEVIANLKDIVFNGPFRDEGMPDFTGKLREEDVAKIQAFIQGTADDIRSKTK from the coding sequence GTGTCTGCCGATGTTTCAAATCCTACACCGTTGTACCCGCAGTCAGAAACCGGACAAGCGTCAGTGGTGTTGGCGCGCGAAAGATCGTTGTTTCGGGCCATTGTCGCGGCAGCTGGTGGAACGGAAATTGCTAGCATCATTAACAAAGTCTGTCAGGCTCATGCGAGGAGATTGTCGATTGACGCTCCCATTTCGTTTGAGCGTGAAAAAGTATCGCATTGCCAAGATGTGCGTGATCAACGAGCTTGTATCACAGATGTCACGGGACTCTTTTCCGAACTATTCTGGAGAAATTGGAGGTTGATGGTGGATTTGTCCAGTCTCAAACGCAGCGCGCTCTCGTGCTTAGGAGCCTTGTTCGCTCCGCAAGTCACTCCACGACTGAATTCGTCGACACCGACTCCAATCGTCGCTAGCTGCGCCAGAGACAGCTGGAGAAACATAGTGAAGAAGCATCTGTCGCAGTTCTTGGTTACGGCCTGTGACGCAATCACGCAAACCGCTCCCTCTCTAGGATTAGACTACGCGACGAAAATCGCTCTCGTGGCCCTTCTTGGGCTTTCGATCTGCGTGGGCGACGCTTTGGCACAGAATGCTACCAGCACGACGCTAGACCGCATAAAGGAGGTCATGTCGAAGGTCGATAGCTCCTTCATCAAGGCGAACGAGGCCACATCGAAGGATTGGCCCAGCATCGGCCTCGATTACGCTGAAACCCGGTTCAGCAAGCTCAACCAGATCAACCCCGACAATGTGAAGGACCTCGGACTGATTTGGAGCTATGATCTTGAATCATCGCGCGGGGTGGAAGCAACTCCCGTGGTCGTCGACGGTGTCATGTATCAGTCGGCGCCATGGAGCGTCGTCCATGCCATTGACGCACGCACCGGCAATAGGCTCTGGTCATTCGATCCGGGCGTGGACCGGTCAAAGGCCGATAAAGGGTGCTGCGACGTGGTCAACCGCGGGGTCGCGGTCTACAGGGGCAAGGTATTCGTGGCCGCCTATGACGGACGCCTCATCGCGCTCAATGGCGCGACCGGCGCGAAGATCTGGGAAAAGGATACGCTGATCGACCACGAGCACTCCTACACTATCACCGGCGCGCCGCGTGCGTTCAACGGCAAGGTCGTGATCGGGCAGGGCGGCGCCGAATACGGTGCGCGCGGCTACGTCACGGCGTACGATACCGAGACAGGCAATCAGCTCTGGCGCTGGTTCACCGTGCCCGGCGATCCGTCCAAGCCGTTCGAGGATGCCTCGATGGAGGCTGCTGCGAAGACATGGGACCCATCTAGCAAATACTGGATCAACGGTGGCGGCGGTACGCCGTGGGACACGATCACGTTCGATCCCGACCTGAACATGGTATACATCGGCACCGGAAACGGCTCTCCCTGGAATCGCAAAATCCGCAGTCCGTCGGGCGGCGATAATCTGTATCTCGCCTCCCTTGTGGCGCTGAACGCTGATACCGGCAAATACATCTGGCACTATCAGGAGACGCCCGGCGATCACTGGGACTACACGTCCACGCAGCCGATGATCCTGGCTGACATTACGATCGATGGTGCGCCGCGCAAGGTCATCCTGCATGCGCCGAAGAACGGCTTCTTCTTTGTTATCGACCGTACCAACGGCAAATTCATTTCGGCAAAGAATTTTGTGGATGTAAATTGGGCGACCGGCTACGACGCGAACGGCCGACCGATTGAGGTGCCCGCGGCGCGCGGCGATGAGCCTTATGACTCGGTGCCGGGCGCCTATGGCGCGCACAACTGGCACCCTATGTCGTTTAATCCGCAGACCGGGCTCGTTTATCTTCCCGCGCAGAACGTGCCGCTCAACCTAACGCCCGAGAGGTCGTTCGCGCAGAATGCGGCTACGCCAGGTAAGTTCGGCGGCATGACCGGCTGGAACCTCGGCTTTGTTCTGGATGGCACTCGTCCGAAGGCGCCCGCATTCGGACGACTGCTCGCTTGGGATCCGGTGCACCAAAGGGAGATCTGGCGGGTCGAACACGTATCGCCGTGGAACGGCGGAACGCTGAGCACCGCCGGCAATCTGGTGTTCCAGGGTACCGCAGACGGCCGCTTCGTCGCCTACGATGCAGTGAAGGGAACCAAGCTGTGGGAAACGCCGACCGGCACCGGTGTGGTTGCGGCTGCCGCGACCTACATGATCGATAACGTGCAGTACGTTTCGATTGCAGTCGGTTGGGGCGGCACGTTCGGCCTCGGGACGCGCGCGACCGAGTTTCAGAATTCCGGCAGGGTGTATACGTTCGCGCTCAACGGCACGGCGAAGATGCCAGGCTTCGTGAAGTATCAGTCGGTAGGCCTGCTGCAGGGCGTGAAGTACAATCCGAAAGACGTCGAGGAAGGTTCGGCGCTTTACGTCGCGGCCTGTGCCGCCTGTCACGGTGTGCCCGGCGTCGGCCGGGGTGGCAACATCAGAAATCTCGGCTATGTTCCCGCTGAAGTCATCGCCAACCTGAAGGACATCGTCTTCAACGGACCATTCCGGGACGAGGGCATGCCTGATTTTACTGGCAAACTGAGGGAGGAGGACGTCGCAAAGATACAGGCTTTCATCCAAGGCACTGCCGATGACATCAGATCAAAGACGAAGTAG
- a CDS encoding aldo/keto reductase, protein MDHLQTQGISLPRLGLGTFRMQGDVCRAAVESALALGYRHIDTAEMYANEDAVGRAIASSVVPRRGLHVTTKVWHENLAPDAIRRTFDTSLKKLGLEFVDLYLVHWPSRSMNLPAVFETMVKLKEEGLTRAIGVANFTMALLKTTVEEIRAPIACNQIEYHVMLGQSKVKRCLDNKGIPLVAYSPLLQGCAASDATLMEIGKKHNATGGQVALKWLLDQHGVAAIPKPSRAESQKANLDALNVELDSDDRRAIGALPKDKRLVNPGFAPVWD, encoded by the coding sequence ATGGATCATTTGCAGACCCAAGGCATCAGCCTGCCGCGGCTTGGCCTCGGCACCTTTCGCATGCAGGGCGATGTCTGCCGCGCTGCGGTCGAGAGCGCGCTTGCACTCGGTTATCGCCATATCGACACCGCAGAAATGTACGCCAACGAAGATGCCGTCGGGCGTGCGATTGCATCTTCCGTTGTTCCCCGCAGAGGCCTGCATGTCACGACAAAAGTCTGGCACGAGAATCTCGCGCCGGACGCGATCCGCCGAACCTTCGATACGAGCCTGAAGAAGCTTGGGCTTGAGTTCGTGGATCTCTATCTGGTGCATTGGCCCTCGCGCAGCATGAACCTTCCGGCGGTATTCGAGACGATGGTGAAGCTGAAAGAAGAGGGACTCACCCGCGCTATCGGCGTCGCCAATTTCACCATGGCGCTGCTCAAGACCACGGTCGAGGAGATCAGGGCGCCGATCGCTTGCAACCAGATCGAATATCACGTGATGCTTGGCCAGTCGAAGGTCAAACGGTGTCTCGACAACAAAGGCATTCCGCTGGTGGCCTATTCCCCGCTGCTGCAAGGCTGCGCGGCAAGCGATGCGACGCTGATGGAGATCGGCAAGAAGCACAATGCAACCGGAGGGCAGGTAGCGCTGAAATGGCTGCTCGACCAGCACGGCGTCGCCGCAATCCCGAAGCCCTCACGTGCCGAAAGCCAGAAGGCCAATCTGGATGCGCTGAACGTCGAGCTCGATTCCGACGACCGCAGAGCGATCGGGGCCCTGCCGAAGGACAAGCGTCTTGTAAATCCTGGCTTCGCGCCAGTCTGGGATTGA